The sequence ACCGGGTACCTCTTAGGGAGGTTTGTGATGTACCAGTGCAGCAGTTACTCATGCACAGATAACTCTGCTGATGGTCGCTTAGAGTTAGAGTACCTGGTGGTGTAGAGGTGATGAGCTCAGCTATTTCTCTGTCATCCTGGAGAGTTTTTCCTACTCTGGAATAATGAAACTTCTCCCTAAATTGCTTTATCATTGCAGAATCATATTACAAGGTCCAGTATGTTTTTTACCCCTTTTCCTTGCTCAGGACAATTTAGCTGTTTccttttgctctgtttgttgAACTTGGAGgttatttgtttctctttcatgTCCCCTCCTTGCCAGAGTGTTTGTTTACATTCAGTGGGAAGTTTTGCAGTGCATCCAAGGACTGCTTGTGAGCAAAGAGATTTCCAAAGGGATGCATAAAGTTTAATTATCTCTCTGATTGCTGTCTTCAACTCTCTGGTTTGCAAAAGGATCATGAATGATCATGAAATGATTCCCATTCTCCGTTGAGTGCATCCGTGGGAGTTTCCCTGCCTCAGTGAAGAGGAGGGTTTTGTTGAGAGCCTCTCCCTGTTCTTTGCTGCAGTTTTTCTCCGGACCTCGCCCTGGACTCCCCTGGCACCGACCACTTTGTCATCATTGCCCAGCTGAAGGAGGAAGTGGCCACTTTAAAAAAGATGCTTCACCAGAAGGATCAGATGATtttggagaaggagaagaaggtacAGTCCTTGGCTTGCTTCCCCCCCAGCAGGCTGACACGTTCTCACAGATCACactctggcacagcctggcttttTATCTTGGAGTTAACATGTCTGgctgttttcctttccaggCTGCCTCCTTTCCAAAGCCAAAGAGGCTCTCTGGACCCACCCAGGGGATCTCATTTCATAAAGGGTCTTTTCCTGACTACTTTCTTGGAGACCTCTGTGTGTGGGCAAGACTGGGAACAAACATGCTGCTGCTTGGAGGATTGCAGTGCTAGCCCTTGCAGTTGCCCTGTGCTCTCAGTGACACAGCTCTGGTCTCATTGCAGTCCCTCAGCACCACCAGCATGTCTGTGACCTGAGCCAGTCTCACACACCTTCTGCAGAGACACTTTCCATGGCAGGAGGGTCTGTGGTGAGGGCAGTTGTTGCCTCTTCCAGCTCACTTGCTCCTTCCTGGTTTCTGCACAGATCACGGAGCTGAAAGCTGACCTGCAGTACCAGGAATCACAGATGAGGGCAAAGATGAACCAAATGGAGAAGACACACAAGGAGGTCATGGAGCAGTTACAGGTGAGAGCACTGTCACTTTAATTTGCTGAGCTGTGTTGTATCCAGGAGTGACTTGAGGACATTCCTGAGCTGTGTCCAGGAGCGACTGAGGACGTTCCTGATCAGAACACCCTGTGAGCTCctgcacacagggctctgctgatGTTTCTcaaccctgtcctacagcctCTGTGCTCTCAGGCAAGCCCCTCCTCAGCTCTGCATTGCATCCCAACCACCATTTACACCTACCTTGCTGCTCTCTACTCAGGCTCACTCTTACTGTGCTGTAAAGTGCTATGTTGTGTCCCTTATGGACTAGACAAGAGCCATCAAACTCACTTTACTTATTGCCAAAATCAAGTTTGAACCTGTTTCTCCAGTCTGCAGAACCTTTGTCAGCTCCCTGAACCTCTAAATCACCTCCCTGTGATTTGTGTGAGCAGTAACCAGAGAGAACAAAGGAACAATTGGCAGTTCTTTTTGCCCTGTATCTCTAGTCCGAATAAAGAAGTCCCTTAGCTGATggaagcagggagagcaggattCTTGTCATGGCTGTGGAAACACAGCAGACTATCAGCATGAATAGCTTGAGCCACCGAAGGGATCAGGTCAAAGGGGAAGAAATCAAACACAGAAATGAACTTCGCACCATTTAATTACTTTGGGTATATAAAGCTCTAAAGCCCCAGCAATGAGAAGTGGGAGGGGATAAAATAAAAGGCCTCTGTTGCCCCTGAGGAAACAGCCCCTCCTCCATCCACACCCACTCTGGGGAAGTATCCCAGTGGAAGGCAGGTTCGAGGCCTCCAGCTGCTGTCAGAGTGCTGGTGCCTGTGAGAATCCCTTCACAGGACATGTGCTTCTGCCTGGCTGAAGGCTGGAATGTTGGGATGttggaatgtggtgtggagagggctggatgtgctgtTTCTGAAGGTAAAGGAGCATCAGATCCGGGAGCAGGTGTGCACCAGCCACCTCCCTCTCTTGGGGCTTTCCAtgtctgtgctcagctcaggcTGACACTGCCCAGAACTCTCTGGTGTCCAGACGTTTTACTTCTGCTGGTATTGGTTGAGTCTCTGAAAACCTTTTTCAATGACCACAAAATGAAAGTTCAGATCCTCTCAGTGTATTGTAGGTGCTTTGAACTGTTCATATGATTGATTTTTGAATGGTCTCATGGGTTCTGTCATCTTGTCTTTGTCTtttcctgtggggctgggatgggagagCCCTCTCTAGGAGTTTAGCAGTGAGCTCAGCATCTGCCACCCTTTCCACCTGTGtgcaggatgtcagcagcttCTGCACAGGAATCCCAAGAGCTAATGATGGTGCATGCCACTAAGCACCCATTTTGCCCGTTTCCAGGCCAAGAACAGAGAACTCCTGAAGCAAGCAGCTGCCCTGTCAAAAGGCAAAAAGCCTGAGAAGTCAGGAGCAATAACGTCCCCTTAAAGCCAAGCCCCCAGCCTGGGAGCTTTCCCCAGCATTAGCCGAGGAGTGTGGGAGACCTGCTGGATCGCTGGAAGCCCAAACCTCTGTGTTCTGGACTCCATGGGAATTCCTGGTGCGTGTTACCTTCTGACAGCCTGCTTGAGTGTGGCCGGTTTTGATCCATGGGGAGAGGTCCCAGCCTTCCTAAATCCCCCCTGAAGTACtgttttctggaagaaatcTTTTCCTAACCAGTTGCTACCACTGCCAGCCCTTTCCTTGAGCAAACAGGAACCTGCTGCATTCGTGGttcccagcctgctgctgtgAGGGAATTGCCATGGCCAGTTGTTCTGCAGATAAAATGGGAGCTGCGTGTGGTGggggctggattttttttttttttcccttgaactGTTCCTTCTTCAAAAGAGAGCTGAGAACTCACCAGCCCAACAGGTGTTCCTGGAAGATTGTGCCACTGCTGACAACAGTTGATCCAGCTTTTTGAAGATGCTTCCAAAATGGGGGCCATGTATTTATCTTGGaagatttttgtggttttgttttgtttttttcttattttctctgtcAACTTGGCAAACCaaactgcctggttttgtgtttccttgtttttctgatGAGAGCTTTTGGGTTGGGAGCCAAAGTGGAACGATACAGCCCCCAACCCACCCAGaattccccccaccccccagtgCCCTGGTTGTGTGGTGACCTCTGGGATTTTGATGATTTCTGCAGCTTGGTGTGATCAAGTGTCTCTTACTCCATTTCTTTACACAGAGAGTAAGGATATTCCCTctcttccccctttccctgccccttCCAGATGCAGGGGCCAGGTTGGCTCCAGGAAAGCACTTACTCAGGCAGCGACCTGAGCCAGGGAGTGTTTTTTGGGGCACTCCAGGGATTTTTCTCACTGCTGTTTCCAATCCAGCAGGATCAAAGGGCTATGAGAGTTCCCTGTACCAGGGATGTGCTGCCCCAAAACAGCACAGCTGCCACTGACCCTTACAGCCAGACCAGCTGGGGTAGGTCCCCCCAGGCACCTGTTTTGGGGTGATGGTGGTGGATAAAAAGCACTTGGAGGGGGAGCACCACACAACTCCGGGCTGGCAGGAGCTCCTCGACAACCCGAACGCCAGTCAGGGAGTGGAGAAACATCTCAGGGCTTGGAGACCCCCGAGCAGGGGCTGAAGGTAGGTAAGAGAACTCATGCTtttgctgcagggcagctgctccgtCAGGGCTTTGATGAAGCTTTTAACTAGAGCTTGTGATTACTTTTTTCATCCTTTTGTTTCCTATTTGTTACTAAAGTTGATTTTACTCAAAGGCACTTTTTTGGGATGATGTTGGCTTCTGGCATGGAAGGAGCACATTTCATCAGACACTGCcatgtgtttgtttttgctttttctaagAGACTTTTGATgtgaaaacaagcaaaaccagaaattgTTACACTTTGCCTGAGTGTGGCAAAAACTCACCCGGTTTTATACTTTAAAAATTGAAGTGCATTGGTGGGAGTTTTTTTAACTGTGGGCTTTGCTTTTATTCCTTCCCTCaacatacagaaataaaaagagggagaaaggcCCTGTAAATACTGTTCAGTAGGGTTTTTAATCGTGATAAATTGCTCCTGCCGTTGCATAGCTGATTTGTAGCACCAACATCGTTTCTTTGTATGTTTGTAATGATGAGATTTTCAAGGGACGCTTTGATTTGTACAAATGACACCTGTAAAAGTGGTTTTAAAAAATCCTCATCTGTGACTGATACTTTGTTTGctttgaaaagggaaaaaacaaaacaaccaaagtACCTCTCCCTGCCTGGAGCTAATTTATCTCCTGCTCTAGGGTTGGGAGTTTGGAATGAGACAATAGTTTCCCGTTGTTTGCTTTgctcctactttttttttctatctttaaATCCTCCCATCAAGCCTGTTGCTAGGATCCTGGTTACTTGGTTACATCCAGCTTCCCAGGACCCACCCGGCTGTATCTGACGAGATGTATTCCTGATCTAGGCAAGGGGATACAACTAGCACAGAAAGAAAGACCTGCTTCTTTGGCATGGaggttttcccttttcccatgaGATTTCCATGAAGAAAATTCAGCTGCCCCTCAtctttctccaaggaaatttcCAGAGGTCCGTGAGTCTAAAGGGCTTTTAGCTTTGACCATTTTTCTTATTCATATCCAGTCTCCTGGAGCACATGGGGATagcagctccctcctgctgctaCTCCCAGAGCAGTGAGGATCACTGACCTGTACAAACCACAGTTTctaatgattttctttttgctgaaaCCACATCCATCTGCCTGCAGTGCAGAAATCCTGATGGAACACTGGCAGCTCCTGTGGGCCAGGATCACCTTGGGAGCCACCTTCCCTCCACGCCTCTGaacagtgcagctgcagaggaaatgagaggaaacagcctcaaggtgtgccagggaaggtttagattggatattagggaatttttttccatggaaagaGCTGTCCAGGCCTGGCACAGACTGCCCAGTGAAGCTGCAGGAATTTgaaagccatgtggatgtgaCATATGGCAACAAGAGTTAGATGGTGGCCCCCAGTGCTAGGGGAACAGTTGGACTGGATGCtcttaaagatcttttccaacctgaatgattCCGTGATTATAATTCCCTTCTCCACCCCACAAATGCTCTGGGCTTCCTTCTTCCAGCCCACAAAGCCCTAATGCCACAGGTTTTCCCACTCTAGTCTGTAGTGGGGTGACCAGCCACAGTGACAATCCAGCTTCTGATCTTCGAGCAGAGCATGTAAGGACAGGAGACACTGAAACAATATTCCATGTGttacctgccccaggtgttCCCTCAGAGTGTCCCTGTATGGTCTCTGCTGTTTCCCTTCCTCCTCAGAATCTGGGCTGCCCAAAACCACCAGCTGGTGAAAAAGGCAGGAGTTGTCCCCAGCCAACCTCCCTCTAAGGTAACACACCTTGAGCAATTGGCCTTCCCTTCCTGTTTAGCTTTCCTGGAACACCAGACTTGTCCAGTCAGCAGGATGGTAACCAGGGCACTGTCAATCCCAAAATAATTACCCACTGTTGCTTGTTTTTATATCCCTGGAGAGATTTAAAAGCcacgtggatgtggcacttggggacatgggttagtggtggccttggccgTGCTGGGGTAATAGTTAAACctgatgatcttagagggcttttctgAAGGGAACAATTCCATGGTTCTCTGGGATGCTGAAGCTGTTTAGCACTTCCCAGCATGgcctgctcctggctcccagcacgGGAGGGTCTGAGCCTGGCTGGTGgtggctgctccctgagcccggctgctgtgacaggaGGGAGGTGCTGCTGACAGCCCGAGCCAGCTGCTGCGGGAGCAGGAGCAGCGGGAGCCAGCTGGGGGaaagtgctggggctgcaggtaACCTAGTGCTCGCCAGGTGGGCTGACAGGGATGAGGAACAGATGGGGGATCCCGTGCTGCCCCAAAACCTAGAGCTCGGTGCACACCCAGCGGTGCTTGGCCCCTCCTACCCCTGCTCGACATGCAGGATTTCTGTGGGACAAATgttctcctggcacagcccttcGTGTCTTCTGATgggatatttttatattaaatatttggcAGCATCTCTAACCCATCCCTCCAGCTGGATCATTGCCTGATGTACAcccacagccctgtccctctAATATCCAGAGCTTTTTGGGGAGCAGAAAGGGGAGAACAGAGGCAGCCTCCCCCTCTCTGCCACCCCCACTTTGCTTGCTCTCTGTTGCCTTTACTGATGCAAAGGAAGAGATGTGTTTTCCCCTCCAGGCTGATGTGTTCAGCcagaacaaacacagctcatGGCCTCAGGTGGAACTGTAGAGTCGTcggggaatggtttgggttagaagaaaccttaaagctcatcttgttccaccccctgccatgggcagggacaccttccactagatcaggttgctccaagccctgtccagcctggccttggacacttgcagccacagcttctttgggcagccccagggctggctggtgagcagcagcacctctgcttGTGCTCCGTGGGCTGTGACAGTGCCGAAGGAGCAGGTGACGGAGCTGGACTGGGGTGACAGCGGCTAAACCAGCACCTCTGACCCCTGCTCAGTGAAGGGCCACGTTCCCTTGGATCAGATGAAATGAAGCCCCCAAACTGTGCCTCTGAAATGACACAAATGGAAATACAGAAGGGGAAACCTTGAGGTGACCAGAGGCATCCAGACCCCACAGCCTTagcacagagctgtgtttgCAAAACACCCTAAAAATAGCCCCAGGaagggacaaggacaaggagCAATGAGCAGGGACGTTTCAAAGTAGCTGTGCCCTCCTCCGTGCAGAGGCTGGGCCTGcgggctgtgctggtggtgcTGTTGCAGCCGTGGGCTGGTactgcagtgccaggagcacTGACGTTCCCCGGCTGGCAGGAGCCCAGCCCGGAGCCGGAGGAGGCTGCTGCCAGGCGGATCCCGAGTTGCTGTGCAGTGACTCCTGTTTGCTGGACTCGGCTGTGTTGGGCTGTCAGGCAGCACCACATTGGTACCAGTGCTGTGTCTGGGACAGCGCATGGTTGTGAGGGTGGGTTTTTATCCCTTCttttcacctcttttttttcctcctgtcccTTTGGAGAAACAGCAAGCCCAGTAAAAGAGTCAGAGAATCCCAGACcattttggttggaagggatcttaaagctcatctcattctgCCCTCCTCCGATGGGcaaggacatcttccactattccaggctgctccaagccctgtccagcctgaccttgggcactcccagggatccaggggcagccacagctgctctgggcaccctgtgccagggcttgcCCACCGTCACAGGAAataattccttcccaatatcccatctgtcCCTCCCTTCAGGCAGcaggaagccattcccccttgtcctggcacttcaagcccttgtcccaagtccctctccagctctggaATGGGCTCTAAGGtttccccagagccttctctaggctgaacacCTTCAGCTCTCCCTGTCTTTCTCCAGTGCAGAGGGTCTCCAGCCCTCTTTGGAGCATTTTGGCCTCCCGTGGGCTCGCTCCAGCAGTTCCATAGCCGTCGCTGTTGGTGGCCCGGAGCTGGGGCCAGCTGAGCGGAGCAGAGGTGGTTTTCGGAGGGCGGATTTCCCGTCAGCCCGGCTCACGTTCCCCGCACTCCCGGAGCGCGAGGGTCGGGAGAGCGCGGCtgcggccgggtagacctggTGTCTGTGCCCTGGCCACGCCCCCGCCTTCTCATTGGTCTGATTATTGCTGGGTGGTCACGCCCGCAAGCTGTCATTGGCCGAGGCGCGCCGGGGGCGTGTCCCCGCGCCGTGCTATGTAAGGTGGCGGGCGCGGGGCCCGGGGTCGCTGCGGAGCGCGGGGGCGACCGGGGGCGAGCGGGGGCGACCGGGGGCGACCGGGCTGGGCCCACCGCCCAGGGCTGCCCCCAccgcccggggctgcccccaccgcccggggctgcccccaCCGCCCGGCCCCAACGCCATGCTGGTCGCCGGCTCGCCGTGCATCCCCCCGGGGCCGGAGGAGcaccggggctgcggggcctGGCGGGGCGGCCAGGTAAGGGTCCCGGGCTGCATGGCCCCGTCCCCGGGCGCACACGGGGCGCAGCCCGCACGGGCGTCCCTCGGGGAGGCGCTGGGGGTGTGCCCCTGGcccgcggccgctgcccggggctgcCCGCCCCGCAGCCgggacaggagcagcccctgggcgCGTCCTCTTCGCAGCCGGACTGAGCCTGGCGCTGCTGAGGAGCAGGCTGGGCGCTGGGGCTCCCGCAGGCTCCTGGGCATGGGGCGGCCCTGTCCAGGCAGGGGGAACTTGGGGCGTCTGGAAGGCGACACCTTTGGGTCTCCCAACCTTGCAGGAGCTGGCGTGTGTGGGAGCCCGGCAGAGCTTACGGGTATGGCCGGGCACAAAAGGGTGCGACGGGATGTGCCTGAGGGGTAGGTGAGGGGCTGACAGGAGGCTGGGGGCTTCAGGGCCTCTGTCCTGTAGTTTGGCTCATGCTGCTGATCACAGCATGAACCTCACCTTCTCAGGGATGGTTTCCCCACACTTGCCTAAGCCCTGGCACCAGTGGGATTATTCCTCAGCACACCCATCTTCCCGCTCACAGGGCATTATCTCCTTCCCCTGATCCCTCTGTCGAGACTCAAACTGCCTTGtgcctgctggagctgggggcagattGTGTCAGTCACAGCGTCtcagtgcctcagtttcccctcagTGTGATAAGACAAGAGGAAgcagcctcaagttgcaccagggaaggttCAGGTCGGATATTAGgggaaattcttcactgaaagggtagtccaggcctggcacaggctgcccagggagtgGAGtccacatccctggagggatttaaaagacaTCTGGATGcggcacttggggacatgggttagtggtggctCTGGCAGTCCTGGGGTGACAGCTGGACTTTATggtctcagagggcttttccaacctgaactattctgtgattctgattcCCCATCAGTGGAAGCAGAAGAGGATAATTTATCTGCTGGTGGCACAGCAAGGGTTAAGCACAGCACCCCAAGGATTCCTCAGTGCTGCAAAACTCGAGGAGCCTCTTGCAGGAATGATTAAATTCACCTTCCAAGGTCACCCTGACATGTACTGTAAAGCAGTGGCTGGGCTGGGACCTTGGATCCTGCTGCGGGTTGGGATTCCAGCCGGCTGGAAGTCCTTCTGTCTGTCCCGTGGATTCGCCTTGCCAGGGCCCCttgctgtcccctcccagggAGTCTCTTGGACCGTCCGTTCTTTCTCCTCAAACCCTGAGGCAGCACAGAACCAAGGAGCCACCTCCGCAGCAGGAGCCTGAGCCCGCCGCCACCCTAGTGCTTCCACGGGACTCGAGGCAGGAGCATCCCATGGGAGCCATTGGATGAGGGCATTCCTGGTTTGCCCTGGCTCTATCCCGGTGCCATCCGCCGCATGGGGAGCGcgtggctgcactgacagctgCTCTGGTCCCTTCGTGCCATCCCACACCCCTTTGCTGCTCAGGAGAGGGTACCAGGCTGCACCTTCTGCCTCCACAGGGATTTGAATGGTGCCAGGATGTCCCCCTCTGTGGGTCTGTGGAAGCAGCTCGTCCAGTTCACCCAGTAACTCCCTGGGTGCTGTGGGAGTGCAGCTGCCCACTTCCAGCCCTGAGGAGTGTGGGGCAGAAAGGACCTGAACCCCGAGCTtggagcaggggcagcccctgcgAGTAAGGGCTATGTCTGGATTAAGTCCGTTAATGAATTTGGAGGAGGCTGGGGGGAAATCGTCACGTTTAGTGGCATTTTGTGCCCAGGGAGGGCTTAGTGGGATCCCCGGAGGAGGCCGTAACCACAGTGCCGTGGCCGCTGCTCCTGATCCCCACTGCGGGACCCCCGCGTCCCGTTCCTCCCTGCTTTCCCAAGGGGGTGGTGACCCGCGCCTCGGGAGCGGTGTCCCGGCGTGTCACACGCGTCCGGGAGCGGAGCAACTTCCCGGCCCGGTTTCATCAGGCGCTGCCAGCCTGACGCGGAGGGCGTGGGGGAGATGGCCCCGTGGCCCGTGCCGGGTGTCGGCCTGAGTCACCCTTTCCGGTGACGCCGACGGGGATGTGCCGTGGCTCCGGTGACTCCCGGCTGTGCCTTCCTTCCTAGGAAAGAGCAATCGAGGCTACCCGGGAGCTGGCGAGGGGCCCCAGCGCCTTCATTCCCCTGGGAGAGGTAAAGCGATGAGGATTGGCTTGGGTGGGGGTCTCCTCCCTGCTGGGGGTCTCCTTCACCCTTCCCTGCTGCGGGTGGGGGACGGGAAGGGTTCCCAAGCCCCCAGTTCCTAGTGCCTGGTGGGGGCGGGATGCTGAGGATGGGGGGTCACCCACCCCAGTCGGATCCTTGTGCATTGTGGGGGGGTCGTTCTGGAGATTAGGGGAGCAGCTGTATTTCACCCTGGTGTTTgcttgccctgcctgtgcctcagtttccccactgAGCCAGACACATCTGTGTTTCCCTTTCGATGCAAAGACCCACACCCTTGCCCTGCCCGCCCCCCAGCATTCTGCCCCGAAATCCCCAGGGCACCTGAGCCCTATCTCAGCACCCACATTCACTCTTCCAGATGTTCCTCCTCAGGCAGAGATATCGCTGTGGTTTCGTCACTGCGCTGGGGGCTGAGCCCCGTCTCCTCCCGTGCACTCCGGAGCCCAAACAAACAACCCGGCCCACAGGCTGAGCGGGACGGGCTGCGTGGGCTCTGTCATGGAGACCCCCAAGCAGCCTCTGCCCCCCGGGGCTGGGAGCGGGCAGACGGGCAGCGGGGGCCAGCGGCGGTGTCCGTTCCGCAGGCGGGGCGCTTCCAGCGGGGTGAGGATCCAGCCTTGCTGCTCTTGGGTTCCCGGGTCCTGCTTGTTGGTTGGGGGTCTCCATTTAGGTTAGGGGATGTTGGGAGGAGTGGGGGCCTACAGCTCTCAGCTTCACTTCCCTCCTCATTCTGCAGGTCCcgcaggagggaggggagagcagCCTGCGCCAGCTCCTCGAGGCCTTCGTCTCAGCAGGCAGGGTGGACCACGTCGCCATGGTCATGGGGCTGCACCCCCAGTACCTCAGCAGCTTCTGGAAGACCCAGTACCTCCTGCTGCGCATGGACGGGCCCCTGCCCTACCACAAGCGCCACTACATCGCCATCATGGTGAGCAGCGGGGCCCTGGGGgcgtggggacacaggggtctctgtggggtcccagcactgctgctccgGAGGCGTTTGGGACCCCACGGATGGGCCCCTCTCATCTGACATCCCAAAAGCTTGGAAACCCCTTTGGGGCTGGTGCCCACCCAGGGTACCCCAACGCCCTCCCGCCAGGAGCCCTGGGGACTGGCACTGATAGTGAGGGGGGACACCTGGAACTCGTATCCGCAGGGAAAATCCTCCCGGAGTGACGTGGGACGAGTGGGATCCCTGCCTTGGCTTCTCCACGGGCGTGTGGCGGGGTGGGGGCCCgcagccagtgctgggggcTGACTGCTGCCTCTCCCCGCAGGCAGCAGCCCGGCACCGGTGCTCCTACCTGGTGGGGTTGCACATGGGGGAGTTCCTGCAGGTGGGGGGCAACCCTGCgtggctgcaggggctgcactgcGCCCCCCAAAAGCTCCGGGACCTCAATGAGATCAACAAGCTGCTGGCGCACCGGCCCTGGCTCGTCACCAAGGAGCACATCGAGGTGAgagctggtgctgccagcgTAGATCCCCCCCAGAACACACGGTCTGACCCCAGGGGCCACCGGTCTGACCCCAGGGGCCACCGCCTGGAGCTCAGCCCCCGAGGTTTAACCCTTTCAGGCCTCAGGGAgtcagtgggatggggaggggtgCCTTGCCCCTGACGGGTCTGTGGGCGAGGCCCTTCCCGAACACTCCTGTGTCCCTGCCGTTGGCTTGCCGCAGCGCTGGGCTGAGGTGGGGGCACGGCTGAGGGCTGGGGGGTCTCTCCAAGCCCTGCTGTGTGTCGCAGGCTCTGCTGAAGCCGGGGCAGGACAGCTGGTCACTGGCAGAGCTGGTGCAGGCGCTGGTGCTCCTCACCCACTACCACTCGCTGGCATCCTTTGTCTTCGGCTGCGGCATCAGGCCCGAGGAGGAGCGGGacgtggggagcagctgctgggcccGCTCACCCCACAGCAACAGCAGCCCTGCCTCTGGTGACGGCATGGGGGGCTCTGGGGTAAGAGGGGCTTTGCCTTGCGGGGGGGGGGGATGCTTTATGGGGCTGTTCTGGGAATCACAAattggtttggattggaaggcaccttaaagtCTGTCTTgctccaccccctgccacgagcagggacaccttccaccagaccaggctgctccaagccctgtccagcctggccctttACACTTttagggatccaggggcagcctcaGTTTCTCTGGGCGGactctgccagggcctccccactgtcacagggaaggattccttcccagtgtcccatccatccctgccttcTGGCAGTGGGTAGCcactcccccttgtcctgtccctccaggctcttgttccaagtccctctccagctctcctggagcccctttaggcacaGGAAGGGcctctaaggtctccctgaagcccccccagctctcccagtcttgtctccagagcagaggggcccagctctcGGAGAATCCCTCTGGCCTTTATGGGGAACAGCTGATGCTTTAGAGCCGTGCAGTACTTTCCACATCCTCCTCAGGacttccccctcctccctttGGGGGCCTGGGGATGGGTcatgggagctgctggagtctG is a genomic window of Anomalospiza imberbis isolate Cuckoo-Finch-1a 21T00152 chromosome 25, ASM3175350v1, whole genome shotgun sequence containing:
- the SESN2 gene encoding sestrin-2, whose protein sequence is MLVAGSPCIPPGPEEHRGCGAWRGGQERAIEATRELARGPSAFIPLGEVPQEGGESSLRQLLEAFVSAGRVDHVAMVMGLHPQYLSSFWKTQYLLLRMDGPLPYHKRHYIAIMAAARHRCSYLVGLHMGEFLQVGGNPAWLQGLHCAPQKLRDLNEINKLLAHRPWLVTKEHIEALLKPGQDSWSLAELVQALVLLTHYHSLASFVFGCGIRPEEERDVGSSCWARSPHSNSSPASGDGMGGSGGTDAMQEVEVLMERMKLLQENQLEEEGVTQEEMATRFELQKTESLLVPSSDILDPSLQSKIRCFLEDPEFGYKDFTRRGEQAPPTFRAQDYTWEDHGYSLINRLYPDVGQLLDEKFQVVYNLTYHTIAMHCGVDTSVLRRAIWNYVHCVFGIRYDDYDYGEVNQLLERNLKVYIKMVACYPERTTKQIYAQFWRHFRHSEKVHINLLLLEARMQAALLYALRALTRYLT